One region of Halomicrobium sp. LC1Hm genomic DNA includes:
- a CDS encoding translation initiation factor IF-5A: MPRQQTEVRELDEGSYVMMEETPCKITAYSTAKPGKHGSAKARIDGKGVFDGKKRSLSQPVDAKIWVPIIQRKQGQVVSVTGDDAQVMDLETYDTFTMRIPEDEDLNPDDEIEYLEYEEQRKIV; encoded by the coding sequence ATGCCACGACAGCAGACCGAAGTTCGCGAACTCGACGAGGGCAGCTACGTGATGATGGAAGAGACGCCCTGCAAGATCACCGCCTACAGCACGGCCAAGCCGGGCAAGCACGGCAGTGCCAAGGCCCGTATCGACGGGAAAGGCGTCTTCGACGGCAAGAAGCGCTCGCTCTCTCAGCCCGTCGACGCGAAGATCTGGGTGCCGATCATCCAGCGAAAGCAGGGACAGGTCGTCTCCGTCACGGGCGACGACGCCCAGGTGATGGACCTGGAGACCTACGACACGTTCACGATGCGCATTCCCGAGGACGAGGATCTCAACCCCGACGACGAGATCGAGTACCTGGAGTACGAGGAACAGCGCAAGATCGTCTAA